The following proteins are encoded in a genomic region of Equus caballus isolate H_3958 breed thoroughbred unplaced genomic scaffold, TB-T2T haplotype1-0000016, whole genome shotgun sequence:
- the LOC138922901 gene encoding olfactory receptor 4C16-like, protein MQLNNNVTEFILLGLTQEPVRKKIVFFTFLLIYLGTLLGNFLIIATIKTSRALGSPMYFFLFHLALSDTFLSTSIGPRMIVDALLKKTTISFNECMIQVFSSHFFGCLEIFILIIMAVDCYVAICKPLRYTIIMSHQVCGALGAVAWVGSCVHSSAQIFLALNFPFCGPNVIDHYFCDLQPLLKLACADTYVVNLLLVSNSGGICTVSFVMVMFSYVIILRSLRNHSAEGRKKAFSTCISHIIGVILFLGPCIFIYTRPATTFSMEKMIAVFYTIGTPLFNSLIYTLRNAEVKNAMRKVWNMKLISGDK, encoded by the coding sequence ATGCAGCTGAATAATAATGTGActgagttcattctgcttgggttaaCCCAGGAACCTGTTAGGAAGAAAATagtgtttttcactttcttactTATCTATTTGGGGACTTTGCTGGGTAACTTTCTGATTATTGCTACCATCAAGACCAGCCGGGCACTTGGAAGtccaatgtacttcttccttttccacttagcTTTATCTGATACCTTCCTCTCTACATCCATAGGCCCTAGAATGATTGTGGATGCCCTTTTGAAGAAGACCACTATCTCTTTCAATGAGTGCATGATCCAAGTCTTTTCATCACATTTCTTTGGCTGCCTGGAGATCTTCATCCTAATTATCATGGCTGTTGactgctatgtggccatctgtaagcccctACGCTACACGATCATCATGAGCCATCAAGTCTGTGGTGCATTGGGGGCTGTGGCTTGGGTGGGGTCCTGTGTACATTCTTCAGCTCAGATTTTTCTGGCCTTGAATTTccccttctgtggtcccaatgtgattgatcactatttctgtgacttgcagcCTTTGTTGAAACTTGCCTGTGCAGACACCTATGTGGTCAATCTACTCTTGGTGTCCAACAGTGGGGGCATTTGTACAGTGAGTTTTGTCATGGTGATGTTCTCCTATGTTATCATCTTGCGTTCTCTGAGAAACCACAGTgctgaagggaggaaaaaagcctTCTCAACCTGCATTTCTCACATCATCGGGGTCATCTTGTTCTTAGGTCCttgcatatttatatacacaagGCCTGCAACCACGTTCTCCATGGAGAAGATGATAGCTGTGTTTTACACAATTGGAACACCTTTGTTCAATTCTCTGATTTATACACTGAGAaatgcagaagtgaaaaatgccatgaggaaagTATGGAACATGAAGTTGATCTCAGGTGACAAATGA